ATTTAAGAACACTTAGCTGATCTTTTTGCTGCTGATATATCCGCCCGTTTTCAAGATGGACCATGATTCTTCCACGAGCGGAATCAGTTCTTATCTCACCAAGCGGCGCAACAATCGTTGCAGTCATACTTTTTCGTGTACTGTCGCGCACAAAGACAGAGTGCATTTTGCCGTCTTTAGAATCAACTTTTTCGGCATAAAAAACTAATCCCGGGAAATCTCTATTAAAAACACCAGGTTGAATAGCAAGTTGACTTCGAGTTCGCGCAAACTCCATCAAAGCATTGCGGAAATTTTCTGTACCCCACGAAAGTCCGTATAATGAAAAAAAGACATCTGCTCCGGTGCAAAGCATGCAAAAAATAATCGGCGCAGGTAAAAGCTTATAAAGACTGAGCCCGCCTGATTTAAGGGCTGTGATCTCATTATCTGAATTCATTCTCAAAAAAGTCAGAAATATTGCCAGCATAGTAGCAATAGGAGTCAGCACAAGCAGGAAAAAAGGACACAAGTATAGGAACAACTTTCCCATTTCAAGAGCGCCGAGACTTTGGCCTATGAAAAGATCTCTGAATTGTAAAAGTCTACCAATCAAGATCAATCCCATAAAGCCGGACAAGCTCAACGTGAAAATGGAAAGAAGTTCCTTAAATATCTGACGATGAAGAATCTTCAAATTGATTCCATAAGGAATTGCAGACTGTTAAGTCTTGTTTTGGATAAAAAATATTTAGTCACATTCAGGACTTTTGTCAGAATTTTCTTTATAGAAACGAGTAAGAAATTCCATGTCATTAGGTGATAAATTAAAACGCATTGCGGCTTCTTCAAGCAATACTATGTGAGTCTTACCTGTTTCGACTTGCTTTTCAGAAATCCACTTAATAGCTTTGCGGGTTAGCTCGCAATGAGGAACGATGGTTGTCATATATTTAATTCCTTCGAAGACGATTGTTATTAATTCATATTACTACACCAGCTTGCCCCCCCTTGCAACTTCGAGCAGGCTGGAATATTTAAGTCACGGCTTCACAATATTAAACAAGGGAATTTCTCCCTTCTTCAATTAGCTTATTCATAACTATATGACTATTTAAATTGATTTTTTTTGATATTTAACTGTGCTTTTCAAGGGGTTTTAAATGCCTTCTCTATATGCAGCAGCAATTCTCGGAGTTGTTGAAGGTCTTACAGAATTTTTGCCGGTCTCCAGTACAGGGCATCTTATCATTACAGGTCACCTTCTTGGTTTCACCGGAGATAAGGCTTCTTCTTTTGAAGTTGCTATCCAGCTAGGGGCCATCCTGGCGGTTGTATTATTGTATTGGTCACGTTTCTGGGGATTATTTTTTCCGGTTCATGGGCAAAGATTTTCCGGAACCAGAGGGCTTTACCTTTTATTTTTAACAAGTTTACCAGCGTCAGTTCTCGGACTTCTCGCACACGATGCCATTAAAAAATACCTTTTTAATCCTTACACAGTCGCGTGGGCGCTTTTAGTAGGTGCCTTAATGATTCTTTTTGTAGAAAGAAAAGAAAGAAAAGCCAGCTGTTTCACATTGGATGAGCTTACACCTAAATTAGCTTTTGGTATTGGATGTTTTCAATGTCTAGCTCTCTGGCCGGGATTTTCAAGATCTGCGGCTACAATTATGGGCGGCATGATTTTAGGCGCCAAACGAAAAATTGCCGCAGAGTATTCCTTTATTGCCGCTGTTCCAATTATGTTTGCCGCAACCGGATATGATATGCTCAAAAGCTATAAATTATTTACGGTTGCAGATATGCCGTTTCTTGCAGTTGGATTTGTAATCTCTTTTATTTCAGCATGGATTGCAGTCAAAGGTTTTATCTATCTTTTAAGCAAATTAACCTTGCGCCCTTTCGCATATTACAGGCTAGCACTGGCTCCGTTAGTACTTTTTTTCTGGAGTTAAAATTGAATGGTCAACAATCTAGAATTGCTAAGTAAAAGCATTATTTTAAGAAAAATCAAAAAAAGTTAATTTTTTACTTGCCAAGGAGAAGGAGAGCGTATAGTACTCTCTCTCGTTGGCGGCGAAGGCCGAAACGTGGCGAGGTAGCTCAGTTGGTTAGAGCATGCGGCTCATATCCGCAGTGTCGGGGGTTCAATTCCCTTCCTCGCTACCACGAATGTATAAGCCCGTAGTTCATTTGAACTACGGGCTTTTCCTGTTTAAATTCTACTTTGACTTCCATTTCCTCTAGATTTACAATTAATTATTATGAGAACAAAAATTTCAATTAAATCAAAAAACGATATCGCTAAAATGCGAAAGGCTGGATTATTGCTTCAGGAAACTCATATGGTTGCCAGAAGCATGGTTAAGCCTGGTGTGACGACTTCTGAAATCAATGAAGCCGTGGAGTCCTTTATTTCCCAAAATAGAGCCATAGCCCTATTTAAAGGCGTTCAAGGCGTTACACCCTACCCTGCGGGAACCTGCATATCCGTTAATGAAGAAGTTGTGCATGGAATTCCCGGATCAAGAGTTCTTTTAGAAGGTGACCTCGTAAGTATTGATATCGGAGTAAAATTAGACGGATGGTGTTCTGATTGCGCCTGTTCTTATGGTGTCGGAACAGTTTCTAAAGAAGTTCAGGATTTATTAAATATAACTGAAGGATGCCTTAACATCGCCCTGACTAAAATGAAGCCCGGAATTAAGTGGAGAGACATTGCCAAAGTAATGGCCGACTCAGCGAGAAATGCCGGATACTCAGTGGTTGAAGAGCTAATCGGGCACGGTATTGGTCGAGAGCTATGGGAAAGCCCGGATGTACCCAACTATTCTACTCGTGCGATTCCGGATTTTACATTAGAAGAAGGAATGGTAATAGCTGTTGAACCTATGATAAACATGGGAACAAATAAAATTTTTACTAAATCTGACAACTGGACCATCTGCACCAAAGACAGAAAGCCTTCAGCTCATTTTGAGCATTCAATAGCAATTACGGCAGACGGGGTTGAAGTTTTGACCTGTGATCCAAATGGAAAAGGATGGGCCATCTGGTAAGTTTTGGCACTTTATATTCTAAGAAATCTGTTCAATATTAATACATACACCTAGCTAGGATGGAGCATTGAAATATTTTATAAATCCTTATCGCTCTCTAAATTGTCCATTTAAAAACCTGTTGCCAATCGTATTAATATTATTTTTAACTTTTATATCAGTTTGCTCATTCCCTTATGAAGTTTTTGCAAAAGACAAATTTATCACACCTGATTTAATTACAATCGATCATATTAATCATACAATATGGCAACATATAGCCGACAATTTATTCTTTGACCCTAGTGTTGATCACTACGAATTAAAAAAGGAAACCATAATATACATAGGCTTGCTATTTGCCTCCGTCGTGCTTGTTCTACTGTTCATGATGCTATTTGCTCGCAAATTAAAAAAAGAAGTTGATACAAGAAAAGAGATTGA
The window above is part of the Maridesulfovibrio ferrireducens genome. Proteins encoded here:
- the lptF gene encoding LPS export ABC transporter permease LptF, with translation MKILHRQIFKELLSIFTLSLSGFMGLILIGRLLQFRDLFIGQSLGALEMGKLFLYLCPFFLLVLTPIATMLAIFLTFLRMNSDNEITALKSGGLSLYKLLPAPIIFCMLCTGADVFFSLYGLSWGTENFRNALMEFARTRSQLAIQPGVFNRDFPGLVFYAEKVDSKDGKMHSVFVRDSTRKSMTATIVAPLGEIRTDSARGRIMVHLENGRIYQQQKDQLSVLKFKNYDVRIPLGNLLKGYDVDDLRPKEMSWEKLVRISRGGDRAGDLDPKFYRKVQVEVQKRLALPVACLVLGMFAMPIACIFRGLKQQYGLIISMGLFLIYYTMLSLGITLGESGTLSPVVGLWAPNTIFAVISILLLKMAVMERSFRIKLSFFKKKRREAV
- a CDS encoding undecaprenyl-diphosphate phosphatase, with the translated sequence MPSLYAAAILGVVEGLTEFLPVSSTGHLIITGHLLGFTGDKASSFEVAIQLGAILAVVLLYWSRFWGLFFPVHGQRFSGTRGLYLLFLTSLPASVLGLLAHDAIKKYLFNPYTVAWALLVGALMILFVERKERKASCFTLDELTPKLAFGIGCFQCLALWPGFSRSAATIMGGMILGAKRKIAAEYSFIAAVPIMFAATGYDMLKSYKLFTVADMPFLAVGFVISFISAWIAVKGFIYLLSKLTLRPFAYYRLALAPLVLFFWS
- the map gene encoding type I methionyl aminopeptidase; translated protein: MRTKISIKSKNDIAKMRKAGLLLQETHMVARSMVKPGVTTSEINEAVESFISQNRAIALFKGVQGVTPYPAGTCISVNEEVVHGIPGSRVLLEGDLVSIDIGVKLDGWCSDCACSYGVGTVSKEVQDLLNITEGCLNIALTKMKPGIKWRDIAKVMADSARNAGYSVVEELIGHGIGRELWESPDVPNYSTRAIPDFTLEEGMVIAVEPMINMGTNKIFTKSDNWTICTKDRKPSAHFEHSIAITADGVEVLTCDPNGKGWAIW